The Elusimicrobiales bacterium nucleotide sequence TGAAAAATGGCGGACGGCTCCGAGTCCACCGGCACAATGCGGGCATTCCAGCGGCGGCATTCGGCCATAAGCGCGGGGCCGGCCATTACTATCGGTTCTTTGTTGGCCAGAGCGATTGTTTTACCGGCTTTGATGGCCGCCACCAGCGGAGCAAAACCTATTCCGCCGGAAAGGCCGCTGACGACGATATCCGCCCCCGGGCCCGACGCAATTTCCATGAGGCTTTCAAGCCCGGCGGGCAGCAGCTTCGTGCCGGGGGGGAGTTTGCCCTCCAGCATGGACGCGGCGGTTTCGTCATAGAGCGTTACATAATCCGGCCTGAAGCGGCGGGCCTGCTCCAGCAGTTTTTTCCAGTTGGAGCGGGCCGCCAGCGCGCAGACGCGGTATTCTTTTCCCAGATTTGCGGCCACATCCAGAGTGGACAAGCCGATTGAGCCGGTGGAGCCGAGTATGGCTATGTTTTTCATCCGGGCATCCCGAAAAGCGCGGCGTAATAATAAACCGGCGCGAGAAGAATATAAGAATCAAACCTGTCCAGAATGCCGCCGTGGCCGGGAAGCAGCGACGAGGAATCCTTAACCCCCGCGCTGCGCTTAACCACGGATTCCGCCAGGTCGGAAATCTGGCCCACGGAGCCTGCCAGCGCGCCAAGCCCCAGCGCCAGGCCGGACGGCATTTGCGGCAGCAGCAGGTTTTTTGCGGCAAGGGATACGGCCAGCGCGCAGAAAAAACCGGCGATGGCGCCTTCCCAGGTTTTCTTGGGGCTTATTTCCTCTGCCAGCTTGCGCCTGCCCACGGCCTTGCCGACGAAATAGGCGGCAGTGTCCGCGCACCATACGGTGACAAACAGCATGTAGGTGAGATACTCGCCGCCGGGGCGGATATCACGCAGGTTTATAAGATGGGCCAGCGTCCACGGGATGAAAAACACTCCCAGAAACGTAAGCGCCAGCCGTTCCACCGAGCGGCGGGGGGAGAATACCTCCCACATGACTATGCCCAGTATCGTCATGTTTATAAACACCGGCAGGAACCGGTCCGCCGGCTGGGCCAGCGGAAACCGCTCCAGCACGGCCACGGCTGCCATCAGCAGGCCGAAAAGCATAAGCGGAACGCGCTGCACCGGCTTGCCGCTTATCCAGAGCATCAGGCCGTATTCGTAGAGCGACAGGACTATCACAAGCCCTATCAAGGCCATGTACGGCGCGCCTCCGAAATGGACGCAGGCCAGCATAAGCGGAATTCCGATTAAAGCGGTGATAATTCTGGGCAGCAGCATTTGTCAGTGTCCTCCGAAGCGGCGTTCCCGCCGGGCATATTCGTCAAGAGCCTTTCGCAGCTCTGCGGCGTCAAAATCCGGCCAGTGGACCGGGGTGAAGTAAAGCTCGGCGTAAGACGCCTGCCAGAGCAGGAAATTGGAAAGCCGCATTTCTCCGGAGGTGCGTATTATCATGTCCGGGTCCGGCATGGCGGCGGTATAGAGCAGCCGCGAAAACGTTTCCTCGTCCA carries:
- a CDS encoding phosphatidate cytidylyltransferase produces the protein MLLPRIITALIGIPLMLACVHFGGAPYMALIGLVIVLSLYEYGLMLWISGKPVQRVPLMLFGLLMAAVAVLERFPLAQPADRFLPVFINMTILGIVMWEVFSPRRSVERLALTFLGVFFIPWTLAHLINLRDIRPGGEYLTYMLFVTVWCADTAAYFVGKAVGRRKLAEEISPKKTWEGAIAGFFCALAVSLAAKNLLLPQMPSGLALGLGALAGSVGQISDLAESVVKRSAGVKDSSSLLPGHGGILDRFDSYILLAPVYYYAALFGMPG